A genomic window from Glycine soja cultivar W05 chromosome 10, ASM419377v2, whole genome shotgun sequence includes:
- the LOC114372295 gene encoding probable protein phosphatase 2C 38 isoform X1, whose product MMVSATIRRIVSPCWRPFEGEISSRHGDASGRANGLLWYKDSGRHSNGEFSMAVIQANNLLEDQSQLESGPLSLTEGNPQGTFVGIYDGHGGPEAARFVNDRLFKNIKKFTSENNGMSADVINKAFLATEEEFLSLVENQWLHKPLIASVGSCCLIGIICSGELYIANAGDSRAVLGRLDEATKDIKAIQLSAEHNASCASVREELRSLHPDDPQIVVMKHRVWRVKGLIQISRSIGDAYLKKAEFNKAPLLTKFRLSEPFDQPILKAEPAILVQQLCPQDQFLILASDGLWERLSNQEAVNIVQSCPRNGAAKKLVKTALCEAAKKREMRYSDLRKIDRGVRRHFHDDITVIVLYLDSNFLFHANSRVPLVSIKGGGDSGYDIGIIDA is encoded by the exons ATGATGGTATCAGCTACAATTAGGCGAATTGTGTCGCCCTGTTGGAGACCATTTGAGGGTGAAATTTCTAGTAGGCATGGAGATGCAAGTGGACGTGCTAATGGTTTGTTGTGGTATAAAGATTCAGGAAGACATTCGAATGGTGAATTCTCAATGGCAGTAATTCAAGCAAACAATTTGTTAGAGGATCAAAGCCAGCTTGAATCTGGCCCCTTGAGCTTAACTGAGGGAAATCCTCAAGGAACTTTTGTTGGTATATACGATGGGCATGGAGGTCCAGAAGCTGCCCGGTTTGTCAATGAccgtttatttaaaaatatcaaga AGTTTACTTCAGAAAATAATGGAATGTCAGCTGATGTTATCAATAAAGCATTCTTGGCAACTGAAGAAGAATTTCTTTCTTTGGTAGAGAATCAGTGGCTGCACAAGCCGCTAATAGCATCAGTTGGATCTTGCTGTTTGATAGGCATAATATGTAGTGGGGAGCTCTATATTGCAAATGCAGGAGATTCTCGAGCAGTATTAGGTAGACTGGATGAGGCTACGAAAGATATTAAAGCTATTCAACTATCCGCGGAGCACAATGCTAGCTGTGCATCTGTCAGAGAAGAGTTGCGCTCATTGCATCCTGATGATCCGCAGATTGTCGTTATGAAGCACCGGGTCTGGCGCGTCAAGGGTCTCATTCAG ATTTCAAGATCCATTGGTGATGCCTATCTAAAGAAGGCGGAGTTTAATAAAGCACCATTATTGACAAAATTTCGACTCTCAGAACCCTTTGATCAGCCAATCCTTAAAGCTGAACCAGCTATACTAGTACAGCAACTGTGCCCTCAAGATCAGTTTCTTATACTTGCATCAGATGGGTTATGGGAGCGATTGAGCAATCAAGAAGCAGTTAACATTGTTCAGAGCTGTCCTCGTAAT GGAGCAGCGAAGAAACTTGTGAAAACTGCACTTTGTGAAGCTGcgaagaaaagagaaatgagATACTCAGACTTGAGAAAGATTGACCGAGGGGTGAGGAGACATTTCCATGATGACATCACGGTTATAGTTTTGTAtcttgattcaaattttttgtttcatgccAATTCACGTGTACCCTTGGTTTCTATCAAAGGAGGTGGTGATAGTGGTTATGATATTGGTATTATAGATGCCTAG
- the LOC114369216 gene encoding protein TONNEAU 1b-like, which translates to MDDYTREMMDLKTLVTRTLEKKGVLARIRAELRASVFEAIEEEDRVIEKEQGLPPALLGSCNDRAKQLHASPPGRLLTAMICEYLDWAQLSHTLKVYLPECNLEKDFWKTELKEFSTKNGYDLNRNRDSPLLLDVLEGFLKLENLSQARASGRRFATSETEPLPNSESQNPRRHSSSSVAGGLPPLGRAVPSSQASDRRGGSSMPAYRKDEYNWRYDSDELPEDIIQASSALENLQLDRKARNLTSSWRHAGDGINEDDGRADHV; encoded by the exons ATGGACGATTACACGAGGGAAATGATGGACCTGAAGACACTGGTCACTCGCACTCTCGAGAAGAAAGGCGTCCTCGCCAGGATCCGT GCCGAACTCAGGGCGAGTGTGTTCGAAGCCATCGAAGAGGAAGATCGTGTGATTGAGAAGGAACAAGGTCTACCTCCTGCATTGCTAGGTAGTTGCAACGATCGAGCTAAGCAGCTTCACGCTTCTCCTCCAG GGAGACTTCTTACGGCAATGATATGTGAATACCTTGACTGGGCGCAGCTCAGTCATACGCTAAAAGTTTATCTTCCGGAATGTAATTTG GAGAAAGATTTTTGGAAGACAGAGCTTAAGGAATTTAGTACCAAAAATGGATATGATCTCAACAGAAACAGAGATAGTCCTCTGCTCTTGGATGTGCTTGAAGGATTCTTGAAGCTCGAG AATTTATCCCAAGCAAGAGCTAGTGGTAGGAGATTTGCCACCTCAGAAACTGAGCCTTTACCGAACTCAGAATCACAGAATCCCCGAAGGCATTCTTCCTCATCTGTTGCCGGTGGCTTACCTCCACTAGGAAG GGCTGTTCCTTCATCTCAGGCATCTG ATAGAAGAGGAGGATCCTCCATGCCTGCTTATAGGAAGGATGAGTACAATTGGCGATATGACAGTGATGAACTTCCTGAGGACATAATTCAAGCTTCAAGTGCTTTGGAAAATCTTCAATTGGACAGAAAAGCTCGGAATCTAACATCTTCTTGGCG ACACGCTGGAGATGGTATCAATGAGGATGATGGCAGGGCTGATCACGTGTAG
- the LOC114372295 gene encoding probable protein phosphatase 2C 38 isoform X2, whose product MMVSATIRRIVSPCWRPFEGEISSRHGDASGRANGLLWYKDSGRHSNGEFSMAVIQANNLLEDQSQLESGPLSLTEGNPQGTFVGIYDGHGGPEAARFVNDRLFKNIKKFTSENNGMSADVINKAFLATEEEFLSLVENQWLHKPLIASVGSCCLIGIICSGELYIANAGDSRAVLGRLDEATKDIKAIQLSAEHNASCASVREELRSLHPDDPQIVVMKHRVWRVKGLIQISRSIGDAYLKKAEFNKAPLLTKFRLSEPFDQPILKAEPAILVQQLCPQDQFLILASDGLWERLSNQEAVNIVQSCPRNVAF is encoded by the exons ATGATGGTATCAGCTACAATTAGGCGAATTGTGTCGCCCTGTTGGAGACCATTTGAGGGTGAAATTTCTAGTAGGCATGGAGATGCAAGTGGACGTGCTAATGGTTTGTTGTGGTATAAAGATTCAGGAAGACATTCGAATGGTGAATTCTCAATGGCAGTAATTCAAGCAAACAATTTGTTAGAGGATCAAAGCCAGCTTGAATCTGGCCCCTTGAGCTTAACTGAGGGAAATCCTCAAGGAACTTTTGTTGGTATATACGATGGGCATGGAGGTCCAGAAGCTGCCCGGTTTGTCAATGAccgtttatttaaaaatatcaaga AGTTTACTTCAGAAAATAATGGAATGTCAGCTGATGTTATCAATAAAGCATTCTTGGCAACTGAAGAAGAATTTCTTTCTTTGGTAGAGAATCAGTGGCTGCACAAGCCGCTAATAGCATCAGTTGGATCTTGCTGTTTGATAGGCATAATATGTAGTGGGGAGCTCTATATTGCAAATGCAGGAGATTCTCGAGCAGTATTAGGTAGACTGGATGAGGCTACGAAAGATATTAAAGCTATTCAACTATCCGCGGAGCACAATGCTAGCTGTGCATCTGTCAGAGAAGAGTTGCGCTCATTGCATCCTGATGATCCGCAGATTGTCGTTATGAAGCACCGGGTCTGGCGCGTCAAGGGTCTCATTCAG ATTTCAAGATCCATTGGTGATGCCTATCTAAAGAAGGCGGAGTTTAATAAAGCACCATTATTGACAAAATTTCGACTCTCAGAACCCTTTGATCAGCCAATCCTTAAAGCTGAACCAGCTATACTAGTACAGCAACTGTGCCCTCAAGATCAGTTTCTTATACTTGCATCAGATGGGTTATGGGAGCGATTGAGCAATCAAGAAGCAGTTAACATTGTTCAGAGCTGTCCTCGTAATGTAGCATTCTAA
- the LOC114372297 gene encoding CDP-diacylglycerol--glycerol-3-phosphate 3-phosphatidyltransferase 2-like codes for MSGLKLGTTASIYVRTAKTKSKPLLSWRSPPQHPRSRRYMLSPSKNQILGFTPRNKFPCYSLGRAGLVTDFGSSVPQPQPQPKPEPEPEPEPSKLLTLPTILTLGRVAAVPLLVATFYMDGWRGTAATTSIFVAASITDWLDGYLARKMKLKSSFGAFLDPVADKLMVAATLVLLCTRPLDGGVFGQAPWLLTIPAIAIIGREITMSAVREWAASQDSKLLEAVAVNNLGKWKTATQMTALTILLATRDWSHGGGAAIVVGSGVALLYTSAGLALWSLVVYMKKIWRVLLR; via the exons ATGTCGGGCTTGAAGCTTGGCACGACTGCTTCCATCTACGTTCGAACAGCGAAAACCAAAAGCAAACCCCTCTTATCATGGAGAAGCCCACCCCAACACCCCCGCAGCCGCAGGTACATGCTTTCCCCTTCCAAAAATCAAATCCTAGGGTTCACACCTAGAAACAAATTCCCATGCTATTCTTTGGGAAGGGCTGGTCTTGTCACAGATTTTGGTTCGTCAGTGCCCCAACCTCAACCTCAGCCTAAGCCAGAGCCAGAACCAGAACCTGAACCTTCCAAATTGCTTACGTTGCCAACAATTTTGACTCTAGGCCGTGTCGCCGCTGTCCCACTTCTTGTTGCTA CTTTCTACATGGACGGTTGGCGTGGAACTGCTGCTACTACCAGCATTTTCGTCGCTGCATCAATCACTGATTGGCTTGATGGCTATCTTGCTCGCAAG ATGAAGTTAAAATCTTCATTCGGTGCATTCTTAGATCCAGTTGCTGACAAG CTTATGGTTGCTGCTACACTGGTCTTATTATGTACTAGACCTTTGGATGGTGGTGTGTTTGGACAAGCACCGTGGCTACTCACTATACCTGCAATTGCCATAATTGGTAGAGAG ATAACCATGTCTGCAGTCAGGGAGTGGGCTGCTTCCCAGGATAGCAAGCTTTTAGAG GCTGTTGCTGTAAATAACTTGGGGAAGTGGAAAACAGCCACACAGATGACAGCATTAACCATCCTTCTTGCGACCCGGGACTGGAG CCATGGAGGAGGAGCTGCCATTGTAGTAGGCTCTGGTGTTGCTTTGCTTTATACTTCAGCAGGGCTTGCCTTATGGTCGTTGGTTGTATATATGAAGAAAATATGGAGGGTGTTGTTGAGGTAG